The following are encoded in a window of Corythoichthys intestinalis isolate RoL2023-P3 chromosome 8, ASM3026506v1, whole genome shotgun sequence genomic DNA:
- the gpank1 gene encoding G patch domain and ankyrin repeat-containing protein 1 yields the protein MAGLGFTPARKQDLFSIETFNSPRSNTCSGQEAREFYENLVKDDKVTFKQHWNEQTKSGSRRRDRRRRAETDSSIMQRRGAAGGEGNRTRNATGGYVNSEMSLELLGLKLLRCAQEGDLAGLEDLLAKGVDINFQDSFFWTGIMCASSSGQRAAVRLLLERGAAWVGVVDTQGRDARDLASQAGHSGVLEELENYGRSPPREANSRSAQPQWCQVCAVEYTSDLSSHLSSTLHQFNVKRAPLVPYYCLPPSAKSYKMMLSCGWQPAEGLGPDGQGPMQPVATVLKRDQKGLGYGPMVKARVTHFKAGDRGSVKIALAKKEKGKTKEESWRKEQQDKEWERDFRASFYCDA from the exons ATGGCTGGGTTAGGTTTTACCCCTGCCAGAAAACAAGACCTTTTCAGTATCGAGACGTTTAATTCACCAAGAAGCAACACTTGCAGTGGACAAGAGGCCAGAGAATTTTACGAAAACCTTGTGAAAGACGATAAAGTGACTTTCAAACAGCATTGGAATGAGCAGACAAAGAGTGGCTCCAGACGAAGAGACAGGAGAAGGAGGGCTGAAACTGATTCTAGCATAATGCAAAGAAGAGGGGCAGCAGGAGGGGAAGGAAACAGAACAAGAAACGCAACCGGCGGATACGTCAACTCTGAGATGTCCTTAGAACTCCTGGGTCTCAAGCTGTTGCGCTGTGCGCAAGAGGGAGATCTTGCTGGGTTGGAAGACTTGCTTGCGAAAggggtggacatcaacttccag GATTCCTTTTTCTGGACAGGCATCATGTGTGCGAGCTCTTCGGGACAAAGAGCTGCCGTGAGGTTGTTGCTGGAGAGAGGCGCTGCTTGGGTGGGTGTTGTGGACACTCAGGGTCGGGATGCTAGAGATCTGGCCTCACAGG CGGGCCACAGCGGTGTGTTAGAAGAGTTGGAGAACTACGGTAGAAGTCCACCAAGAGAAGCTAATAGCAG GTCGGCACAGCCTCAGTGGTGCCAAGTGTGTGCTGTGGAGTACACAAGCGACCTGTCATCACATCTCTCCTCCACGCTGCATCAGTTCAATGTAAAGCGCGCCCCACTGGTACCCTACTACTGTCTCCCGCCCTCAGCCAAGAGTTACAAAATGATGCTCAGCTGCGGCTGGCAGCCCGCCGAGGGCCTCGGCCCAGATGGGCAGGGGCCCATGCAACCTGTGGCCACAGTCTTAAAGAGGGACCAGAAAGGCCTCGGCTATGGACCGATGGTGAAAGCAAGAGTGACTCACTTCAAAGCGGGTGATCGGGGCTCAGTGAAAATAGCACTTGCAAAGAAAGAGAAGGGCAAGACGAAAGAGGAAAGTTGGAGGAAAGAACAGCAGGACAAGGAATGGGAACGAGATTTCCGTGCCTCTTTTTATTGTGATGCCTGA